One genomic region from Isachenkonia alkalipeptolytica encodes:
- a CDS encoding uracil-xanthine permease family protein: MSESTLAKKMEVSKEQSTIQQNMKRVILGLQHLIAMFGATILVPMITGFDPSVALIAAGSGTLLFHLVTKGKVPVFLGSSFAFIPVILYVASTYGDLAYAQGGLMVAGGIYVILSLLIKKIGIGRIRKYLPAQVVGPMIIVIGLSLIPVAIDMASAGLSLAALTLGTALVVTKFGKGFSKQLSILIAVATGYIVALAWGAVDTAVITEASLLQMPNFRAPKFDIGAILIIAPVVLAVFMEHIGDITTNGEVVGKNFIKDPGLNRTLLGDGIATLFASMIGGPANTTYGENTGVLAITKNYDPAVLRIAAVFAIILGFVAKVGGVLTSIPVAVMGGISLMLFSMIALVGVKTLKKNKDVAFQKKNLVVIASILLLGLGTSYLETYTGIVIGIPVTEGVQITGLSLAAILGVALNAVLNRGEAPTANSATE, translated from the coding sequence ATGTCAGAAAGTACGTTAGCAAAAAAGATGGAAGTATCAAAAGAGCAAAGCACCATACAACAGAATATGAAACGGGTGATTTTAGGACTGCAGCATTTAATTGCAATGTTCGGAGCAACGATTTTAGTTCCCATGATTACCGGATTTGACCCGTCAGTAGCACTTATCGCAGCTGGATCAGGAACTTTGTTATTTCATTTGGTAACAAAGGGAAAGGTACCGGTTTTTTTAGGGTCTTCTTTCGCCTTCATCCCCGTGATCCTTTATGTGGCAAGCACCTATGGAGATTTAGCCTATGCCCAGGGAGGGCTGATGGTGGCGGGAGGCATTTACGTGATCCTGTCCCTGCTGATTAAAAAAATCGGCATCGGAAGAATTCGAAAATACCTACCGGCCCAGGTGGTGGGACCGATGATCATTGTCATCGGCCTGAGCTTAATTCCCGTGGCCATCGATATGGCCTCCGCAGGCCTCAGCCTGGCGGCCCTGACCTTAGGAACCGCCTTGGTGGTAACGAAGTTCGGAAAAGGATTCTCCAAGCAATTATCGATTTTAATCGCCGTAGCTACAGGATACATTGTAGCCTTAGCCTGGGGCGCCGTGGATACCGCCGTAATCACGGAAGCAAGTCTTTTACAAATGCCCAACTTCAGAGCACCGAAGTTTGACATCGGCGCCATACTGATTATCGCACCGGTGGTACTGGCGGTATTTATGGAGCACATCGGAGACATCACCACCAACGGAGAAGTGGTGGGTAAGAACTTCATCAAAGATCCGGGACTGAACCGGACCTTACTGGGAGACGGCATCGCCACCTTGTTCGCAAGCATGATCGGCGGACCGGCGAACACCACCTATGGTGAGAACACCGGCGTATTGGCCATCACCAAAAACTACGACCCGGCGGTGCTTCGAATCGCCGCAGTCTTCGCCATCATTCTAGGATTTGTAGCCAAAGTCGGCGGCGTACTGACCTCCATCCCTGTAGCGGTAATGGGAGGCATCAGTCTGATGCTCTTCAGCATGATCGCCTTGGTCGGAGTAAAAACCTTAAAGAAAAATAAAGACGTGGCCTTTCAAAAGAAAAACCTTGTGGTCATTGCCAGCATCCTACTATTAGGCCTTGGAACCAGCTACCTTGAAACCTACACGGGAATCGTAATCGGCATCCCAGTAACCGAAGGGGTGCAAATCACCGGTCTGAGCCTGGCCGCCATCCTAGGCGTCGCTTTAAACGCCGTCTTAAACCGAGGGGAAGCCCCAACCGCCAACAGCGCCACAGAGTAA
- a CDS encoding transglutaminase-like domain-containing protein, whose amino-acid sequence MKKLLIIMTIGALLTTTSFLFANSEEELIEENSPEGVIQRGANEIRSLPHFDNRTLLKDDQGNWHIINDSKAEKESREDEAAQLENKSDGESDKEQEERKEDPGSAEGEVAEGTDTSADGSGEDSSEDSASSSSESKNLSGSETKEENKSESNDEAAEEIETVAVTPPRSPNVPSYSVDRVGIHHNDEGAVTVVYPGASEKRLRVLVEKGGERSAYNLHDGTKNADAVATYPLERGDGTYLVRIMENTEGNSYRELHRKEVTLKSQQKHAVYLNSIQEINWSTSDPAIQEAARLTAGKSSDREKVRAVYDYMVQNVTYDHDKVDQLNTFYLPDINETFRNQKGICYDYASLFAAMLRSRGIPIRMVKGYSDAVGNGEVYHAWNEVYLADEGRWVIIDTTHDASHVQQGQAVDMIKGSDGFSVTHRL is encoded by the coding sequence TTGAAAAAATTACTGATTATAATGACCATAGGGGCACTGCTGACCACCACCTCTTTCCTGTTTGCAAACAGCGAAGAGGAATTAATAGAAGAAAATTCTCCGGAGGGAGTAATCCAGCGAGGGGCCAATGAAATCCGAAGCCTTCCTCATTTTGATAACAGAACCCTGTTGAAGGATGACCAGGGGAATTGGCATATTATCAACGATTCAAAGGCTGAAAAGGAAAGTCGGGAAGATGAAGCGGCTCAATTAGAGAATAAATCAGATGGTGAATCAGATAAAGAACAAGAGGAAAGGAAGGAAGACCCAGGTAGCGCTGAAGGTGAAGTTGCTGAAGGAACTGATACTTCCGCTGACGGCTCCGGCGAGGATTCTTCGGAGGACAGTGCCTCAAGTTCTTCCGAATCGAAAAATTTGAGTGGGTCTGAAACCAAGGAAGAAAACAAAAGTGAGAGCAATGACGAAGCGGCGGAGGAAATTGAAACCGTAGCCGTAACACCGCCCAGATCTCCCAACGTCCCCTCCTACAGTGTGGACCGGGTAGGGATCCATCATAATGATGAAGGGGCTGTAACCGTGGTTTATCCCGGGGCTTCTGAAAAGCGCCTGCGGGTACTGGTTGAAAAAGGCGGAGAACGGTCGGCCTACAATCTGCATGACGGAACAAAAAACGCCGATGCCGTCGCTACGTATCCCCTGGAACGGGGAGACGGAACCTATCTGGTGCGGATCATGGAAAATACGGAGGGCAACAGCTACCGGGAACTGCACCGTAAGGAAGTAACTCTGAAAAGTCAACAAAAGCACGCCGTATACCTCAACTCCATTCAGGAGATCAACTGGAGCACCTCGGATCCCGCAATTCAGGAAGCGGCCCGTTTAACCGCAGGCAAGTCTTCCGATCGGGAGAAAGTACGGGCGGTGTATGATTATATGGTGCAAAACGTAACCTACGACCATGATAAAGTGGATCAGTTAAACACTTTTTACTTGCCGGATATCAATGAGACCTTCCGGAACCAAAAAGGAATTTGCTACGACTATGCATCCTTATTTGCAGCCATGCTTCGAAGTCGGGGGATTCCCATCCGAATGGTCAAGGGATACTCTGATGCCGTGGGCAATGGAGAAGTATACCATGCCTGGAACGAAGTGTATTTGGCCGATGAAGGTCGCTGGGTAATCATCGACACCACCCACGACGCTTCCCATGTACAGCAGGGACAAGCCGTGGATATGATCAAAGGTTCCGATGGTTTTTCTGTAACCCATAGATTGTAA
- a CDS encoding GGDEF domain-containing protein, with product MDLSIYEKKWTRRMLNYLWVAVTMAIFSPVVNIFFTEFQRSYYLVYRVALPAAVTLSMMLFAEFLVAKLPKYKDYILILHTLLISISLMLIHDTIPMVLLSLFLMPIFMAAITFHRQKITFALIISLCAFIAFLLWYPPYGDFTQIMIINFLFLICSVYYLSIQITAKGKEIIQKLEASLENEKDLFMKNVVMEKMSKIDLPTDLYNHKTFHEYLHPLLEQLENQEFPLYLALLDLDDFKSVNDTYGHSTGDRVIQQTATLIKEHLGSDDFGARYGGEEFGIIFTDKEPAEVYQLLESLRTSMADHGFPDMEHTSVTLSVGLAEAVPGEDKDTLFQRADRYLYEAKQQGKNRISTGTSTGTAAGTSTETSTDTSDETAAETSDTTPCSVTSAP from the coding sequence ATGGATTTATCTATCTATGAAAAAAAATGGACCCGACGGATGCTCAACTATCTTTGGGTGGCGGTTACCATGGCGATTTTCTCTCCTGTTGTCAATATTTTCTTTACGGAATTTCAGCGTTCCTATTACCTGGTTTATCGAGTAGCCCTTCCCGCAGCGGTGACCCTTTCCATGATGCTCTTCGCCGAATTTCTGGTGGCAAAGCTTCCGAAATATAAGGACTATATTTTGATTTTACATACCCTGCTGATCTCCATAAGCTTAATGCTGATTCACGATACCATTCCCATGGTCCTTTTAAGCCTTTTTCTAATGCCCATATTCATGGCCGCCATCACCTTTCACCGGCAAAAAATTACCTTTGCCCTGATCATCAGTTTATGCGCCTTCATCGCATTTTTGCTATGGTATCCTCCCTATGGGGACTTTACCCAAATTATGATCATCAACTTTCTCTTTCTCATCTGCTCCGTGTATTATTTAAGCATTCAGATCACCGCCAAGGGAAAGGAAATTATTCAAAAGCTGGAGGCCTCCCTGGAAAATGAAAAGGATTTATTCATGAAAAATGTGGTCATGGAGAAAATGTCGAAGATTGATCTCCCCACGGATCTTTACAATCATAAGACCTTCCATGAATACCTGCATCCCCTGTTGGAACAGCTGGAAAACCAGGAATTCCCTCTGTACCTGGCCCTTTTGGACCTGGACGATTTTAAATCCGTAAACGACACCTACGGCCATTCCACCGGGGACCGGGTGATCCAACAGACAGCAACCCTCATTAAAGAACACCTGGGCAGCGATGATTTCGGTGCCCGCTACGGCGGGGAAGAGTTCGGAATCATCTTCACCGACAAGGAGCCGGCGGAAGTCTACCAACTGTTGGAGAGCCTGCGGACTTCCATGGCCGATCACGGTTTTCCCGATATGGAGCATACATCCGTAACCCTCAGTGTGGGCCTTGCCGAGGCGGTCCCCGGCGAGGATAAAGACACCCTGTTTCAGCGGGCGGACCGGTACCTCTACGAGGCTAAACAGCAGGGGAAAAACCGGATTTCCACAGGGACTTCCACCGGGACTGCCGCCGGGACTTCCACCGAAACTTCAACCGATACTTCCGATGAAACTGCCGCCGAAACTTCCGACACTACACCTTGTTCCGTAACATCAGCTCCTTAG
- a CDS encoding YbgA family protein, which yields MTQIKVGVSTCLLGQEVRYDGQHKLDRFVRDVLGEYFDYVPVCPEVECGLPTPREAMRLVGDVENPRLVTNKTHMDHTERMLEYTKNKLEKLEEENLHGFIFKKDSPSSGLYRVKVYNDKGVGEKKGSGLFAGAFVKHFPNIPVEEEGRLNDPHLRENFIVRVFAHHRWKEFLAGEPSLGDLVEFHTREKLLLMAHSVEHYRSLGKLTAQAGDLPREELFSKFEELFLEALTFHATVKKNTNVLHHILGYFKEDISAWEKQEVLGLVDRYHEKQVPLIVPMTLLNHFINKYDKTYLKKQRYLNPHPKELMLRNKV from the coding sequence ATGACACAAATTAAGGTAGGAGTAAGCACCTGTTTGCTTGGCCAGGAGGTACGATACGACGGACAGCATAAGCTGGATCGATTTGTACGGGACGTGTTAGGGGAGTATTTTGATTATGTTCCCGTGTGCCCCGAGGTGGAGTGCGGACTGCCCACGCCCCGGGAGGCCATGCGACTGGTTGGGGATGTAGAAAACCCCCGATTGGTGACCAACAAAACTCATATGGACCATACCGAGCGTATGCTGGAATATACGAAGAATAAACTGGAAAAACTGGAAGAGGAAAATCTTCACGGTTTTATCTTTAAAAAGGATTCTCCCAGTTCCGGGTTATACCGGGTAAAAGTCTACAATGATAAGGGCGTTGGGGAAAAAAAGGGGTCCGGTCTTTTTGCCGGAGCTTTTGTGAAGCATTTCCCCAACATTCCCGTGGAGGAAGAAGGGAGACTGAACGACCCCCATCTTCGGGAGAACTTTATTGTTCGGGTTTTCGCCCATCATCGTTGGAAGGAATTTTTAGCCGGGGAGCCCTCTCTAGGAGATTTAGTGGAGTTTCATACCCGGGAAAAACTGTTGTTGATGGCCCACAGTGTGGAGCATTACCGAAGTCTGGGAAAACTTACGGCCCAGGCGGGAGATCTTCCCAGGGAAGAGCTGTTTTCAAAATTCGAGGAGCTATTCCTGGAAGCTCTGACCTTTCATGCTACGGTGAAGAAAAACACCAATGTACTGCATCATATTCTGGGATACTTTAAAGAGGATATCAGTGCCTGGGAAAAGCAAGAGGTATTAGGTTTGGTGGACCGGTATCATGAGAAACAGGTACCCCTGATTGTGCCCATGACGCTATTGAATCATTTTATCAACAAATACGATAAGACCTATTTGAAAAAACAGCGGTACTTAAACCCCCATCCTAAGGAGCTGATGTTACGGAACAAGGTGTAG
- the mtnK gene encoding S-methyl-5-thioribose kinase, with translation MAESRENKYDQHFRLDLEGAVAYTREVLDFFSKDAKLKGEEIGDGNINYVFRVWEEGGEEKRSIILKQGDSLLRSSGRPLDIRRTEIEAKALMGYDKRSIGLSPRVYQFDPVMSLIAMEDLYDHENLRKGLLAAKVYPQLSEDITTFIARNTLLTSDLAMDPKEKKKSQREFVNPDMCDITEDLVFTEPFTDYKGRNVVLPENMEFVERELYKDRDLHLEAGKLKEIFMNRGEALIHGDLHTGSIFVTEESTRVLDAEFAFYGPIAYDLGNFLGNLFFPMAYHRLVNLEEEKNLTREMDFLVWLEQTIVAVVDRFVHKWKRLYESRVTDSLYKQEAYRDWYLDRILGESMAMAGLEIIRRIVGDAKVEDIENIKDLEKRVKVERVLILTGKEFVKEGKSFKDGRDLIEGFEKAIYDTEKMEENADDTN, from the coding sequence ATGGCAGAGTCAAGGGAAAACAAGTATGATCAGCACTTTCGATTGGACCTGGAGGGGGCGGTAGCCTATACCCGGGAGGTGCTGGATTTTTTTTCGAAGGATGCTAAGTTAAAGGGAGAAGAAATCGGAGACGGCAATATCAACTATGTGTTTCGGGTCTGGGAAGAGGGAGGGGAGGAGAAGAGATCCATTATTTTAAAACAGGGGGACAGTCTCCTGAGAAGCTCCGGAAGACCTCTGGATATCCGGCGAACCGAGATTGAGGCCAAGGCCTTAATGGGTTATGATAAGCGGAGCATCGGCCTTTCTCCCAGGGTGTATCAGTTCGATCCTGTAATGTCCCTTATTGCCATGGAGGATCTTTATGACCACGAAAATCTTCGAAAGGGCCTTCTGGCGGCGAAGGTGTACCCTCAACTGTCGGAGGACATCACCACTTTTATTGCTCGTAACACGCTGTTGACATCGGATCTGGCCATGGACCCCAAGGAGAAAAAGAAAAGCCAACGGGAGTTTGTGAACCCGGACATGTGCGATATCACCGAGGATTTGGTATTCACAGAGCCCTTTACGGATTATAAGGGGCGAAATGTGGTGCTTCCCGAAAACATGGAATTTGTGGAACGGGAGCTCTATAAAGACCGGGATCTCCATTTGGAAGCGGGAAAGTTGAAAGAGATTTTTATGAATCGGGGAGAAGCGTTGATTCATGGGGATCTTCATACGGGGTCGATCTTTGTTACCGAGGAATCCACCCGAGTGCTGGATGCGGAGTTTGCTTTTTATGGTCCCATCGCCTACGATCTTGGAAATTTTCTGGGGAACCTGTTTTTTCCCATGGCCTATCATCGCTTGGTCAATTTGGAGGAGGAGAAGAACCTGACCCGGGAAATGGATTTTCTCGTGTGGTTGGAGCAAACCATTGTGGCGGTGGTGGATCGATTTGTGCACAAGTGGAAACGGCTCTACGAAAGCAGGGTTACGGACTCTTTGTATAAACAAGAGGCTTATCGGGATTGGTATTTGGACCGAATTCTCGGGGAAAGCATGGCTATGGCGGGACTGGAAATTATTCGAAGGATCGTGGGAGACGCCAAGGTGGAGGACATAGAAAACATCAAGGATCTTGAGAAAAGAGTGAAAGTGGAACGGGTATTGATTCTTACCGGGAAAGAATTTGTGAAAGAGGGAAAGAGCTTTAAAGACGGTCGGGATCTTATCGAAGGTTTTGAAAAAGCGATTTACGATACTGAAAAAATGGAGGAAAATGCTGATGACACAAATTAA
- a CDS encoding S-methyl-5-thioribose-1-phosphate isomerase, translated as MIRKDWDLAFLLQYENVAWYEKGQVKILDRRVYPRVVRYEVCKTHQEVAKAIADMVTQSAGPFTAAGMGMALAAKEVEHEPMEKQLEQLEKAGETLANARPTTANRMRLVVRGCIEAAEEGFRWGGAPDEMIFNHTLESLNRRYSKMEEVAEHLVDLFPEDGKIMTQCFGETIVGMMLRIAKRRGLNLEFYCPETRPYLQGARLTASVIQDQGYPVTVISDNMAGVTMKEKKIDVFTSAADSIVLDGHVVNKVGTMQMALVAKHFGIPYYVTGIPDQGKTSTEDLVIEQRNPKEVLEFQRVKTTLEGVKGYYPAFDITPPAYVSAVVTDRGIYTPYNIRDYFKQGEAGYY; from the coding sequence ATGATTCGAAAAGACTGGGACTTAGCTTTTTTGTTGCAGTATGAAAATGTGGCCTGGTATGAAAAGGGACAGGTAAAAATTTTAGACCGGAGAGTCTATCCCCGAGTGGTTCGCTACGAGGTTTGCAAAACCCATCAGGAGGTGGCAAAGGCCATCGCCGATATGGTCACCCAAAGTGCGGGGCCCTTTACCGCCGCCGGTATGGGCATGGCCCTGGCGGCGAAGGAAGTGGAACACGAGCCCATGGAAAAACAGCTGGAACAACTGGAAAAGGCCGGGGAAACTCTGGCCAACGCCCGGCCTACCACGGCCAATCGAATGCGTCTGGTGGTAAGAGGCTGCATTGAGGCGGCGGAGGAGGGTTTTCGCTGGGGCGGGGCCCCGGATGAGATGATTTTCAATCATACCTTGGAGTCCTTAAACCGAAGGTACAGCAAAATGGAAGAAGTGGCGGAGCATTTAGTGGATCTCTTTCCCGAAGATGGGAAAATCATGACCCAATGCTTCGGAGAAACCATCGTGGGAATGATGCTTCGCATAGCCAAGAGGCGAGGGCTGAATCTGGAGTTTTACTGTCCGGAAACCAGGCCCTACCTGCAAGGGGCGAGACTTACCGCCAGTGTGATTCAGGATCAGGGATATCCCGTTACGGTAATCAGCGATAATATGGCGGGGGTTACCATGAAGGAAAAAAAGATCGATGTGTTTACTTCAGCGGCGGACTCTATTGTGCTCGACGGTCATGTGGTAAACAAGGTGGGAACCATGCAGATGGCCCTTGTGGCAAAGCATTTCGGGATCCCCTATTACGTCACGGGCATTCCCGATCAGGGGAAGACCTCCACTGAGGATCTGGTCATTGAGCAGCGAAATCCCAAAGAGGTTCTGGAATTTCAAAGGGTGAAAACCACCTTGGAGGGGGTTAAGGGCTATTACCCGGCTTTTGATATCACTCCTCCGGCCTATGTTTCCGCTGTAGTAACCGATCGGGGTATCTACACCCCCTATAATATCAGGGATTATTTTAAGCAGGGAGAAGCGGGATATTATTAA
- a CDS encoding L-fuculose-phosphate aldolase, whose amino-acid sequence MIYEQERKQVVEYGRKLITSGLTKGTGGNISIYIPKEEMMIITPSGMDYFSLQPEDILVMDLRGNVVEGEHKPSSEYGMHRTFYQRRTDIRAVVHVHSVYATTLATLGWEIPAMHYLVAVGGGSNIPVAPYATFGTEELAEKAYESMKERFAVLLSNHGLLTGGNTLDSAFSKAEEIEFCAEVYYRTKTLGEPRMLSDEEMEKMVWRFGSYGQGGEEKL is encoded by the coding sequence ATGATATATGAACAGGAAAGAAAACAGGTTGTCGAATATGGAAGAAAACTCATTACCTCAGGGCTGACAAAGGGTACCGGAGGCAATATCAGCATATATATTCCAAAGGAAGAAATGATGATTATCACCCCAAGCGGAATGGATTATTTTTCCTTGCAACCGGAGGATATTCTGGTGATGGATCTTCGGGGAAATGTGGTGGAAGGGGAGCATAAGCCTTCCAGTGAATACGGTATGCATCGAACCTTTTATCAAAGACGGACGGATATCCGGGCGGTGGTGCATGTACACTCGGTATACGCCACCACCCTGGCCACCTTAGGCTGGGAGATCCCCGCCATGCATTATCTGGTTGCCGTAGGGGGAGGCAGTAATATTCCCGTTGCCCCCTACGCCACCTTCGGCACCGAAGAGTTGGCGGAAAAGGCCTATGAAAGTATGAAGGAGCGCTTTGCGGTACTGCTTTCCAACCATGGACTGCTAACCGGAGGCAATACCCTGGACAGTGCCTTTTCCAAGGCGGAGGAAATTGAATTTTGCGCCGAAGTATATTACCGCACCAAAACCCTAGGGGAGCCCAGAATGCTCTCCGATGAAGAGATGGAAAAGATGGTTTGGCGTTTCGGCAGCTATGGTCAGGGAGGGGAGGAAAAGTTATGA
- the pdo gene encoding protein disulfide oxidoreductase yields MALLNDEMREQLSGFFEGMKEDVTIGLFTHKESCETCEETESFMQEMETLSEKIHLEAYDLDTHQDKAKEYDITLTPSIVLLDGEKKHRGIKFNGIPAGHEVNSFIKGIMEVSGALDSLPESLQARLDKITKPVNIKVFVTLSCPHCPGAVEKAHKLALENPHIDAEMIEAQTFGEVSNKFNVSSVPKVVINDEFEFVGNQPLDTFLDEIEKTQ; encoded by the coding sequence ATGGCACTATTAAATGATGAAATGCGCGAACAACTGTCAGGATTTTTCGAAGGTATGAAGGAGGACGTAACCATCGGACTCTTCACCCACAAAGAGTCCTGCGAAACCTGCGAGGAAACGGAAAGTTTCATGCAGGAAATGGAGACCTTATCGGAAAAAATTCATTTGGAAGCCTATGATCTGGATACCCATCAAGACAAGGCGAAGGAATACGACATAACCCTGACTCCCAGCATTGTACTGTTGGATGGGGAGAAAAAACATCGTGGGATAAAATTCAACGGAATTCCCGCAGGACATGAAGTAAACTCTTTTATTAAGGGTATTATGGAAGTATCGGGAGCCTTAGACAGTCTGCCGGAATCCTTGCAAGCGCGGCTGGACAAAATCACAAAACCGGTAAATATCAAGGTGTTTGTAACCCTAAGCTGCCCCCATTGCCCGGGAGCCGTGGAAAAAGCCCATAAACTGGCGCTAGAAAATCCCCATATTGATGCAGAAATGATTGAAGCCCAAACCTTTGGGGAGGTTTCCAATAAATTTAATGTCTCCAGTGTGCCGAAGGTGGTCATCAATGATGAGTTTGAATTCGTGGGAAATCAGCCCTTAGATACCTTCCTGGATGAGATTGAAAAAACCCAGTAA
- a CDS encoding NAD(P)/FAD-dependent oxidoreductase: MELNLDITQEPKVKLEEEVLYDTLIIGGGPAGLNTALYAKRKGMKVGIITERLGGQVMDTSMVENYLGYESMTGEGLVNKFISHVQNLQVPILKEVRVEKLSKEGELHKVHLNNGEVYQSRTLVLATGSKPRKLGIPGEQEFSGKGVAYCAICDGPFFEGLDVVIAGGGNTAVESALDLAKIATKVDLVHRSQFRADQVLVDQLKNYDNIHIHLDTQMEEILGEAMVTGIKVLDKNTGEQRIMNTNGIFVEIGYLPNSDAFQDYVEVNDRKEIIVDGYGRTNVKGVFAAGDITTIPYKQIITSAGDGAKVALAVNDYLNTHAKIEAPQQVVAK; this comes from the coding sequence ATGGAATTGAATTTGGATATCACCCAGGAACCAAAGGTAAAACTGGAAGAAGAGGTTCTATACGACACACTGATCATCGGCGGAGGACCTGCCGGCCTAAACACCGCCCTTTATGCAAAACGGAAGGGTATGAAGGTAGGAATCATCACCGAGCGATTAGGTGGACAGGTCATGGATACCTCCATGGTGGAAAACTATTTGGGGTATGAGAGTATGACCGGGGAAGGGCTGGTCAATAAATTCATCAGCCATGTGCAAAATTTACAGGTCCCCATACTGAAAGAAGTTCGGGTGGAAAAATTATCAAAAGAGGGCGAACTGCACAAGGTTCATTTGAACAACGGCGAAGTATATCAAAGCCGGACCCTGGTCCTTGCCACCGGTTCGAAACCGAGAAAGCTGGGAATCCCCGGAGAGCAGGAGTTTTCCGGAAAAGGGGTGGCCTACTGTGCCATCTGCGACGGTCCCTTCTTTGAAGGTCTGGACGTGGTCATCGCCGGAGGCGGAAATACCGCTGTAGAATCCGCCCTTGATCTTGCGAAGATCGCCACAAAGGTGGATTTGGTTCACCGAAGCCAATTCAGAGCCGATCAGGTGTTGGTGGATCAGTTAAAGAACTACGACAACATCCATATTCATTTAGATACCCAAATGGAAGAGATTCTGGGAGAAGCTATGGTCACAGGCATCAAAGTGCTGGATAAGAATACGGGAGAGCAACGAATCATGAATACCAACGGGATTTTCGTGGAAATCGGATATCTTCCCAACAGCGATGCCTTTCAAGACTACGTAGAAGTGAATGATCGTAAGGAAATCATCGTCGACGGATACGGCAGAACCAACGTAAAAGGAGTATTTGCCGCCGGGGATATTACAACGATTCCCTATAAGCAGATCATTACCTCTGCAGGAGATGGAGCAAAAGTCGCGTTAGCCGTAAACGATTATTTAAACACTCATGCAAAAATCGAAGCGCCCCAGCAGGTGGTGGCGAAGTAA
- a CDS encoding transposase, with protein MKKMQLRNRTVIGKYKEKQEEISKWDDRNSVPLSSMKGGEKMPRKSREKDEYGIYYIRQQGSKEVPLFRDEKDRQAFLGILEDKKQRFGFKVYAYCIKQEEVYHLLIDANGSDISQVMKSMNISYALYRKSRESLFKDRYYSRLLSDHQAVKGVFEEIHQEGKHEKQGFNSYCFYNEEKLKASTLVDTEDLNVVLRCQDTFQKQENCLGCIESYEKAEETLYKELSKLNLEEKEFLKDKKLRNQKIWDYRKKTTLSLKELGRLFGGLSESSICKVLKSQDSNC; from the coding sequence ATGAAAAAAATGCAATTAAGAAATAGGACAGTTATCGGAAAATACAAAGAAAAACAGGAAGAAATTTCAAAGTGGGATGACAGAAACTCCGTCCCGCTGTCATCTATGAAGGGTGGTGAGAAGATGCCGAGAAAGTCCAGGGAAAAAGATGAATATGGGATTTATTACATTCGCCAGCAAGGTTCCAAGGAGGTGCCCCTTTTTCGGGATGAAAAGGATCGACAGGCCTTCCTGGGAATTCTGGAGGATAAGAAGCAGCGCTTCGGATTTAAAGTGTATGCCTATTGCATTAAGCAGGAGGAGGTATATCACTTGCTGATCGATGCCAACGGCTCGGATATCTCCCAGGTGATGAAAAGCATGAACATTTCCTACGCCCTCTATCGAAAGTCCCGGGAGTCCCTGTTTAAGGACCGATACTACAGCAGGCTACTTTCGGATCATCAGGCGGTGAAAGGGGTTTTCGAAGAGATTCACCAAGAGGGAAAGCATGAAAAACAGGGTTTTAACAGCTACTGTTTTTACAATGAAGAAAAGCTGAAGGCATCGACCTTGGTTGATACCGAGGATTTGAATGTGGTACTCCGGTGTCAGGATACTTTCCAAAAGCAGGAGAACTGCCTAGGCTGTATCGAATCCTATGAAAAGGCTGAAGAAACCCTATACAAAGAGCTTTCGAAATTGAATCTTGAGGAAAAGGAATTTTTAAAGGATAAAAAGCTTCGAAACCAAAAGATTTGGGATTATCGAAAAAAGACCACTCTTTCTTTAAAGGAGCTGGGCCGTCTTTTTGGCGGACTGAGTGAATCCAGCATCTGCAAGGTGCTTAAAAGCCAAGATTCCAACTGTTGA